The genomic stretch AACACCAATGTACTGGTTAATGGCAGCGAAACGTTGCAGGGGAGTTACTCAACTCTGGTCTCTGATATTGGTGTAGCCGCTGCAAGATCAAACCAGACCCGTGAGGCGCAAGAGGTGATGTTGCAGCAGGCTAAGATGCAAAGGGCCTCTCTATCCGGGGTTAACTTGGATGAAGAGGCCGCCAACCTGATGCGCTTTCAGCAGGCGTATGCGGCGGCGGCAAAAGTGTTAAGCACCTCAAATACGGTCTTTGAGACGCTACTGAATGCAGTGCGATAATGGAGGGGTAATCCTATGACGGTTCGACTTTCTACCAGCATGATTTTTCAAAATAGCATGAGAACCATGATGGATAGCCAGCGCGAGCTTGATCGTGCTCAACAGCAGATGACCACGGGCAAGCGCCTTTTGAGCGCGGCAGATGACCCCGCCGCCTCTTCTGCCATTTTTCAGCTGCGAGAAGCTCGACAACAGATGGAACAGTATCAGCTTAATGCCACGGCGGCAGAGGGCCAGGCCGGTTACCAAGAGTCAGTTTACGGTGACATCAATAACATTCTTCAGCGTGTACGGGATCTGACCTTGCAGGGCAGGAGCGATACTACCAACCAAGGTGACCGAGCCATTATCGCTAAAGAGATCGAAGGCTTACGAGATAGTTTGATCGCTCTTGCAAATAGCACCGATGTGAATGGTGATTATATGTTTTCAGGCAATAAATCCAGCACGATCCCTTTTGTGGAGAACGGCAATGTCATGAGCTATCAGGGAGATGAAGGTGTTCGTGAGCTGAAAATAGGTGCCAACCGAATGGTGGCGGTGAACGATAGCGGCAAAGATGTTTTCATGAAAATACCGACCGGTAATGGTGTAATCGCTGCATCCGGGAGTGCAACAAACACCGGTAGCGGTATTATTGATCTGGGTAATGAAGTCGCAGGCTTTGTAAATGATACCTACACCATTCAATTTACAGCAGCCAGCCCGTCCACCTATGAAGTGTATGATAGTTCATCGGCACTGGTTGCCGGGCCGAACACCTTCTCAAATGGTGATAGTTTGAGCTTTGCCGGCATTAATGTCTCTATTGCGGGTGAGCCCAATGTGGGAGACACCTTCACCGTGGAGCCTAGCGGCCAGAGTGATATCTTCTCTTCATTGCAAACACTGGTGGATATCTTTCAATCAACAGGTGATGACTCGGCCGCTTCAGCTTACCGCCATAATGAGGTCAACAGAGCCTTTAGCGGCCTGGATAATGCGATGGAAAATATCGGCGTATTGCGCAGTCAAGCGGGTAGTCGCCTGAACGCTATCGAGCAACAAAAAACAGTTAACGATAATCTTATTTATCAGGGCACGGTGAATATTTCACGGCTGGAGGATGTTGATATGGTTGAGGCAATTACCAACTTCCAGATGCAGCTTCAAGCACTTGAAGCCTCACAGCAATCCTTTTCTCTGGTGCAGCGCCAAAGCCTTTTTGATTTTCTCTAATCTGCCGCTGATAATGCCCCTACTCCAATAGTAACTACTCAGCGTGTTTAGATAATGAATGAAATAATCCGCCTGCAAAAAATCATGGCACAACTACGTGATCCAAAGGGTGGTTGTCCATGGGATCTTGAGCAAACTTTCGAAACTATCGTTCCGCACACCCTTGAAGAGGCGTATGAAGTGGCTTACGCCATTGAGCAGGCCGATTATGAGGAGCTTAAGGGTGAGCTGGGTGACCTGCTTTTTCAGGTGATTTTTTATAGTCAACTCGCCAAAGAGCAAGGCCTGTTTGAGTTTAGTGATGTTGCCGCTGCTATCTGTGAAAAGATGATCAGGCGACACCCCCATGTCTTTGACCAGCAGTTTAGCGGCGAGAGCGACCATCAAAGCATTCAACGTCGCTGGGATGCTATCAAAGCACAAGAGGGTGTTCGTAGCGAGCCAAAAAGTATACTGGATGGCCTCACCCGTGCGCTGCCTGCCATGACGCTGGCCAACAAAATACAGAAAAAAGTAGCGAGGGCTGGTTTTGATTGGGAAAATAGTCAGCAGGTGATCCATAAGATCTATGAAGAGTTGGATGAGGTTCAAGAAGAGCTGGGTAAGGCGGATAATCAAGCAAAACTGCACGAAGAGATGGGTGATTTGCTGTTTGCCTGTGTCAACTTGGCGCGTAAATCCAACGCCGACCCAGAGCAGTTGATGCGCAACGCCAATCAGAAGTTTGAGAGGCGTTTCCGCGATCTGGAGTCGCAGCTTGCTGAACAAAAACTCGAAATGTCTGAGTTACCGCTTGCTACCCTCGAAGGGTATTGGCAGCGAGCAAAAGCGCGAGTGGGTTAGTTAGCATGACAGGTGAAACAGAGCGCACTGTTTTCATTGCTTACCCGCAAAAAGCTGGCGATGAAGGTGGTGCCGCCATTGGGGTCCATCACCCCGTGTGGGTCATGACAGCTGGCACACTCCACCTCATGTCCTTCTCCCGAGTCGTAGAGTCGAATCTCGTTGGGGTCCGCTCTGTTATCACCATCCCGGTCAAAGAATTGCATTCCGTTCGCTGTCATCCCTGCGGGCACTGCGAAGTCGCCTGCGGTAGGGAAGACAACGCCAATAGGGTGATCGTTTGAGAGGTCAGGGCCAACGGTATACAGGCCTAAATCGGGGATGCTCCAGCCGTTGCCTTTAAAGTGGCATTGGGTGCATTGAATCATGGTTTGATGCTGAATATCACCAGCCCAGGAGTCAAGGAACGCCTCATTCATCTGGTGCGTGGGATCGTATCCGCCACGACCGGGCATGTTGATGATGGCATCAATGGCGATGGTGCCATCGTGGCAGGAGAGACAAGTTATCGAGTTAGGACCTGGCCCTGAGATTGGCAGGTTTCCCTGTGAGTAGAGTGTATAGTCGGCGGTCGATACTGATCGATTCCACAGCGGTGCGCCTTGAACCGAGCTGTTGGCACTGTGTGGGGTATGGCAGTAAACGCAGACTTCACCGTAATTATTGAAATAGGGGTTCATAAAAGCACGCCAAGAGGCGTATTCAACGGTGAGGTTGTGACGTGTGTTACGAACGCTCTCTATATTTGAGGCTGCAGTTGGCCCCCAGCCATCCCCTTGGTCAGGTCTAAAGGCATGGCTGGTTAGAGGTAGTGTGAATCCAATGAGTAACAATAAGATATTGGTATATTTCATTATTTTTCTTTTTGTGTGTGGGTGGTTTAACTACACAGCGACATATCGGCAGATATATTAAACATCTTTAACGGAATTATAACTCAATAATAACGCATTATCCCCTTAATTTTGTGGTTGTCGTCCCACTCAATATGATTCGGCTGTTAGCGTCGGTTGTTTAGGCGGAATGAGGTTCGTTTTGCGGCTTTAATTTGCTATTGTCACGGCATCCATGCGTGCTAAGGTCTCAACCATAAAACTACGAAGAAGGGATCTGTAAATTGGAAACCGTTGTGGCGAAGTTACCCTGGCAGCCAATGAAACGTCTACCACGCCAAGAGGCTGCTCTGTCGTTGCAGCAGTATCGTGCTTGTCCATCTTGTGGGACGGGTTCCGATCTTGCTGAGAATAGTGCTGCTCTCTTTTCACTGGACGACTTTCAGTTTTTTACCGATCAACAGGGGCTTAACCGGGCAGATCACCGTATTGTGGCGTGTACTTGCTGTGGTTTGTTGTATACCAACCCCTGTTATACCCCCAGCGGATTCCAACAGTTATTTGCTAAAGCGGGTTTGAGTTATGGGCATACGGCGGCGCGTATTGTGGAGCAGGTTGAGTGGATCGCCCGGCACTTCCCCCAGGCGCATTCATTGCTGGATGTCGGTTGTGGTGGTGGCGATCTGTTAAAAGCGCTGCCACAAACAATGCAGCGTTTTGGATTGGATGTGGATGCGCTTGCACTCGAAGCGGCGGAAAAAAGTGCGCCAGATATTACTTTTGCAGTGTGTGACTTTGATGGCTTGGCTGATCTGCCACAGACAGATGTGGTCACCCTGTTTCATGTGTTGGAGCATCTGGCCAACCCTGCCGGTTTTTTGAAGCAGTTGCGCCAGCTGGCTAAAACAGGGGCGTTATTGGTGGTGGAGGTTCCCGTTGTGGAGCGGGCGGTGATGGAGCAGGATCGGGATATTGTCGGTTTTTTTACCATTCAGCATCTGACCCATTTCAGTAAAGTATCGCTTGAGAATATGTTGTCAGCCAGTGGCTGGCAGCTGACACATGTCGAGGCGATGAGCGGCTACAATGGTTGGCGGGTGGTGGCTGAGCCAAAACCATTGAGTACCCTCGAGGTGGTAAAAGATGAAACCTCGCTGTCTGCAGCGAATGCCTATCTATCGGTATGGCGTGATAATATAGCCTCGGTAGAGCAGCGGATTGCGGCACTCGCTGCAACGCCGCGAATGATGATCTGGGGGGTAGGGCAGCACACCGAATATATGGCGTTATTAAGCGGGCTGTTTAAAGCGGGTGCTGAGTTTGTGATAGTGGATAGTGACCCGCTAAAACAGGGGCAAACATACCACGGTATTCCAGTGTTGGCGCCTGCCCAAGTGCCCGAAGCAGAGTGGCTTGAGGGTGAGTTTCCCATTGTGGTTTCAACTTATGGCGGTCAGGAGAGTGTAGTGAAATTATTGGCCTCACGAGGGGTTGATCCACTCCGGGTGGTAACGCTCTATGATCGAACACAGCGCTATTAGCCTTCGCAAAATGCTCCCTTAGGGTGGTTGAGGTGATCTGTGCAAAGCTATCAAAAAGTAATGACTGACCCATTTAGCCTCCCCTTTTTATAAAAAGGGGTGAGATTTCACCATAAAAATAAGAGAAAAAACGTGACCACAGGTGCACAGTTTATTGTTGAGAGCTTGATTGAATATCACTGCTCTCGTTTGTACGTCTACCCCGGTGGCACTATTGCGCCGATATTAGATGAAGCGCAAAGCGCGGGTTTAGCAATATTTTGCGCCCGTCATGAGCAGGGGGCAGGCTATGCGGCCCTAGCGGCGGCACGTCTATCGCAACAGCCACAAGTGGTGATGGTGACCTCCGGCCCTGGGGTGACCAATGTGCTGACCTGTGTGGCGGATGCTTATTATGATTCAACGCCACTGGTATTGATTAGCGGCCAAGTCGGTAGTGGTGACTTATCTGCCGGTCGTCCGATTCGCCAGCGGGGTTTTCAGGAGGTGGACACCCCTGCACTGCTAAAAACCATCACCAAAGCACAATTTCAACCCACTACACCGGCGCAGTTGGCGCAGGTGATGGCGGACGCTTTTGTGCTAGCCACTGAGGGGCGGCCAGGTCCGGTGGTGATTGATCTGCCGATGGATGTTCAACGCAGTGAGCTCTCCTCGCCAATGAGTGTTATCCCGCTGCAAACCCTACAACCCTGTTTTGATGGGGACCTCTCCCTGCTCTGTGAAGGGCTTGCAAATGCTCAACGTCCGCTGATTATTGCCGGGCAGGGCGTGTTGCAGTCGGGCGCAACGGCACTGCTTCGCCGACTGGTGAAGCTGAGGATTCCGGTCTCACACTCGCTATTGGGAGTGGGGGCGATCTGTAGTAGTGATGAGTTGAATTTGGGTTTTCATGGCCATACGGGGCATCAATCAGCCGGTGTGGCGATTCAGCAGGCGGATCTTCTGCTGGTGATCGGTTCACGGTTGGATGTGCGACAGACCGGCAACCAGTTCGACCGCTTTGCTGAAAAGGCACACATTGTACGTATTGATCTGGACAGAGATGAGGTGAGTGAAAGCCGTATTCGTCATGATCAATTGATTCAGGGTGATGTCAAACAGGTGCTTAATGCTTTGTTGCCGATGCTCGAGCAGATGACGCTTCCGGATTGGCAGCCGTGGCTGAAACAGATCAAAAAATGGAAACAGCAGCATGCATTTCAGTCGATGCAAAGCCGGGGTTTACTGCCGCAGCAGGTGATTGAGGCGGCGGATCAAATAACCGCAGGCAGAGCGTTGATTTGTACCACAGGGGTGGGCTCTCACCAACACTGGGTGGCGCGTCACTTTACATTTGATGTGCCGCAACGGCGGCTATTAACTTCTGGCGGTCATGGTGCCATGGGGTATGACCTGCCCTCGGCGGTGGGTGCCCAGCTGGCCAACCCCGATGCGCTGGTATTGTGTATTGTGGGCGATGGCTCGTTTCAGATGAACCTTCAAGAGCTGGCGGCTATTCAAGCGTACCGCTTGCCAGTGAAAATTATTGTTTTGGATAACCACCGCCTGGGACTGGTATCGCAATTTCAGCAATTCAACTGGCAGAGTGACCCCACCACGGGTGAAAAATGGAACCCTGATTTTGCGCAGATTGCCAAAGGATTTGGCATCGAGAGCTACACCCTTACCGAGGTGGCACAATTGCAGAGCATACTGCCGCAAGCATTAAACAGCCCGCAGGCGGTGCTGGTGCATTGCCAGGTAGCGATTGAAGAGGATATTACCCCGATGCTGCTGGCAGGCCAGACACTGGATAAAATGTGGTCGGCCCATGGGTAAAACCTTATTGGTTATCAGCGGCGGCGTAGAGGCGGTTCCGGGCATTCAACATGCCATCTCAATGGGGCACCATGTAGTGGTGAGTGATTATAATCCGCAGGCCCCTGGGTTTGCTTACGCCCATGATCATCTGCTTGCCAGCACTTATGATGTCGCCGAGACGATCGCCGCTGCGACCGAATACCACCAAAATAGACGGGCGATTGAAGGGGTCATCTGCATGGCCGCCGATGTGCCGCTTACCGTGGCGCGGGTGGCCGAATCGCTGGGCTTGCCGGGTCTTTCAATTGAAACCGCACAACTGGCTGCCGACAAACTGGCGATGAAGCGGCTTTTTGCAGCGCAGGGGATTGCGATTCCCTGGTTTTGCGAGGTGAAGTCAGCGCAGCACCTTGTAACACTAATGGTGGAACACGGCCCTGATCTGGTGATCAAACCCGTGGATAGTCGGGGGGCGCGAGGGGTCTTGCAACTTCAGGGTGTGGGTGATTTGAATGGGGCGTTTCAACAAGCCAAATCCGAGTCACCTTCAGGGCGAGTGATGGTGGAGAAATTTCAGCCCGGCCCGCAAATCTCCACCGAATCCATTCTGGTCAATGGCTGTGCTGTCACCCCAGGGTTTATTGACCGAAACTATGAGCACCTGGAGAGATTTTCTCCCTATATTATTGAAAATGGCGGACACCAGCCTTCAACGCTCACGGTTGAGCAGCGTCGTCAAGTGGTCGAGCTGGCGGAGCAGGCGGCCCGCGCCATGGGTATCAAAAACGGCATCGCCAAGGGTGACATGGTGCTCACACCGCAAGGGCCAAAAGTGATTGAAATTGCTGCCCGACTCTCGGGTGGCTGGATGTCCAGTGATCAGATACCGGTTGCCACCGGTGTCGACATGGTGGGTGCAGCCATCAAGCTGGCGCTGGGAGAGGCGCTCTCGCTGGACGAGTATCAGCCTAGCCGGTATGGCGGCATGGCGATTCGTTACTTTTTCCCACCGCCGGGCCGCTTGCGTGCTATTCATAATATTGAGCAGGTGGAAGCACTGCCGTGGGTTTATCGCCTGGGTTTCTTCGTCTCCCCTGGTGATGATGTGGGTGAAATGACTGACCATACGCAGCGAGCGGGCTATGTGATCACCCAGGGCGCTAGCCGTGCTGAAGCGGTGGCCAGAGCTCAGCAGGTGGTCGAGACAGTTACCTTCGAGGTGGCGTGATGGCGCGGGTATTAGCGGTGATTGCAGCCCGACTAAACTCCAGCCGCCTGCCGGGAAAGCAGCTGCTGGCATTGGCGGGTGAACCACTGATAGCGCGCATTTTTCAGCGTCTGGCGCAGTTGCCGGAAATTGATGAGGTGGTGCTGGCGACCACCGCAGATGAGTATAACCAGCCGCTGCTTGAGTGGGCCAAAAAGGCCGATAAACAGGCCTTTGCTTACCGCGGAAATATAGATGATGTGGTGGGCCGTGTGGATGCCGTTGTGCAGGCATATGGTGCCGATATTGTCGTCTTCTGTTGTGGTGACTCGCCGCTGATTGAGCCATCAACTCTCTCTAAAATGATCTCAGCACTGCAACAAAATCCAGCGGCGGAGTACGTGGCCCTGCACCCCGCAAGATTAGGGGGGACAACGGTTCATGAGGGGTTTTACCCCTACACACGCCAGGTTTGGCAGCGTATTGTCAGCGAGTCGACAACGGCGCAGTTGTGCGAACATGTGGGCTTGGTTGTCGCCTCTTTTGTAGCCGAACTGAAGCAAATTTATGTGGAGGATCTGGCTGTTTTCTCTCGCATAAAGCAGCGCATCTCGGTGGATACCGTGGCGGATTACCAGTTTATGAGTGAACTCTATCGGCGCTGGTATGCCGAAAATGAGCCAGAAAGTATCGTCTCCCTCCCTTGGGTGATTGGGCAGCTTACCGAGGATAGCGGGCTGGCAGCGATAAATAGCGAAGTGCAGCAGCGCTCCCCAGATCAGCCTCCGCTGCGGGTGCTGGTGGTAACCCAGTGTGGTGAGCAGGTAGGGTTGGGTCATTTAACACGCAGTGGTGTGGTGGTGCGTTGCCTGCAAGAGCAGCAGGCCGCCGCCGTTACCCTGCTGGTGCAGGGTGAAAAGGTTGAATCATCCGCTACCCAGCTGCTATCAAAAACAACCCTTGGCTGGGATGAGTCACTACCCGAAAAAATTACCAAATGGCACGAAACCCACCCAGTTGATGTAGTGATATTTGATTTGGCGCTGATTGATAACGCGGCTGATTTTTCCAAAATGTTGCACTCGTTAGGCGATAAAACGGTACGAGTGGCGATTGATGGGCTGTTTGAATTTGCCGCGCACTTGGAATATATCCACGTGCCATCCTTCTACCTCTCCCCGGAGATAAGTCAAAAAACAGATCCAGCAAAAATCTCATATGGCTGGGATCACTACTTGCTGCCCAATGTGGCAGAAACCACTCCTTGCCAACCCGGAAAACGACTGTTGGTGATGACGGGGGGAAGTGATTCGGGTGCATTGGGAGAGCAGTGGCCAGCACTGCTTGATGAACAACTCACGGAATCGATGGAGATCATCTGGATTAAAGGGCCTTTTGCCCCGCAGCCCAACCTCTCCGCTGGGTCACACCACCAATGGCAGGTGCTGGAAAACCCAGCGGAGCTGCTGTCGCTTATGGCGAGTTGCCACTACGCACTTTGTGTTTACGGTGTCAGCTTGTTTGAGCTGCTTCAGCGGGGGGTGCCCACGGTGGTTCTAGGGGTGGGGGAAAAGCCGCAAGAGATGGCGGCACTGATAAAAGCAGATGTGGCAACAGTCACCCGCTCACCCGATGAGGCTGTTCATAGTTTACAACGGCTGGTGGGGAGTCCAGAGCGGCTCGAGCACTATCGCCACCATGCACAGCGTTTGATGGGGCGAGAGAGCGGAGTATCCAAATTGGCTTCCCATCTTCAAATATTGCTCAGTAAGGTGTGTCGGGAGCCTCTGAATAAGTCATGACTATTTGTAACTATTCAGCGTGTTTAGATTTTGCCTCAAATCGAGGCATTTTCACAGGGGCAGGAATCGCCTTCACTTACTTAGAGGCTCGATAAATGACCCCGGTATACGTCATTTTCCATCTGAATCTCGCTTTTTCATCTATCTCCATAGCCCAGCGAAAAGTGGTCATTGAGCGCTGCTACACCCCATTGCTCGACCTGATAGAGCACCAGCAGTTACCGCTGGGAATCGAGATGACCGCCTGGACACTCCACTGCATAGAGTCGATTGATG from Gammaproteobacteria bacterium encodes the following:
- a CDS encoding class I SAM-dependent methyltransferase, whose translation is MAKLPWQPMKRLPRQEAALSLQQYRACPSCGTGSDLAENSAALFSLDDFQFFTDQQGLNRADHRIVACTCCGLLYTNPCYTPSGFQQLFAKAGLSYGHTAARIVEQVEWIARHFPQAHSLLDVGCGGGDLLKALPQTMQRFGLDVDALALEAAEKSAPDITFAVCDFDGLADLPQTDVVTLFHVLEHLANPAGFLKQLRQLAKTGALLVVEVPVVERAVMEQDRDIVGFFTIQHLTHFSKVSLENMLSASGWQLTHVEAMSGYNGWRVVAEPKPLSTLEVVKDETSLSAANAYLSVWRDNIASVEQRIAALAATPRMMIWGVGQHTEYMALLSGLFKAGAEFVIVDSDPLKQGQTYHGIPVLAPAQVPEAEWLEGEFPIVVSTYGGQESVVKLLASRGVDPLRVVTLYDRTQRY
- the mazG gene encoding nucleoside triphosphate pyrophosphohydrolase, with translation MNEIIRLQKIMAQLRDPKGGCPWDLEQTFETIVPHTLEEAYEVAYAIEQADYEELKGELGDLLFQVIFYSQLAKEQGLFEFSDVAAAICEKMIRRHPHVFDQQFSGESDHQSIQRRWDAIKAQEGVRSEPKSILDGLTRALPAMTLANKIQKKVARAGFDWENSQQVIHKIYEELDEVQEELGKADNQAKLHEEMGDLLFACVNLARKSNADPEQLMRNANQKFERRFRDLESQLAEQKLEMSELPLATLEGYWQRAKARVG
- a CDS encoding ATP-grasp domain-containing protein, encoding MGKTLLVISGGVEAVPGIQHAISMGHHVVVSDYNPQAPGFAYAHDHLLASTYDVAETIAAATEYHQNRRAIEGVICMAADVPLTVARVAESLGLPGLSIETAQLAADKLAMKRLFAAQGIAIPWFCEVKSAQHLVTLMVEHGPDLVIKPVDSRGARGVLQLQGVGDLNGAFQQAKSESPSGRVMVEKFQPGPQISTESILVNGCAVTPGFIDRNYEHLERFSPYIIENGGHQPSTLTVEQRRQVVELAEQAARAMGIKNGIAKGDMVLTPQGPKVIEIAARLSGGWMSSDQIPVATGVDMVGAAIKLALGEALSLDEYQPSRYGGMAIRYFFPPPGRLRAIHNIEQVEALPWVYRLGFFVSPGDDVGEMTDHTQRAGYVITQGASRAEAVARAQQVVETVTFEVA
- a CDS encoding thiamine pyrophosphate-binding protein, producing MTTGAQFIVESLIEYHCSRLYVYPGGTIAPILDEAQSAGLAIFCARHEQGAGYAALAAARLSQQPQVVMVTSGPGVTNVLTCVADAYYDSTPLVLISGQVGSGDLSAGRPIRQRGFQEVDTPALLKTITKAQFQPTTPAQLAQVMADAFVLATEGRPGPVVIDLPMDVQRSELSSPMSVIPLQTLQPCFDGDLSLLCEGLANAQRPLIIAGQGVLQSGATALLRRLVKLRIPVSHSLLGVGAICSSDELNLGFHGHTGHQSAGVAIQQADLLLVIGSRLDVRQTGNQFDRFAEKAHIVRIDLDRDEVSESRIRHDQLIQGDVKQVLNALLPMLEQMTLPDWQPWLKQIKKWKQQHAFQSMQSRGLLPQQVIEAADQITAGRALICTTGVGSHQHWVARHFTFDVPQRRLLTSGGHGAMGYDLPSAVGAQLANPDALVLCIVGDGSFQMNLQELAAIQAYRLPVKIIVLDNHRLGLVSQFQQFNWQSDPTTGEKWNPDFAQIAKGFGIESYTLTEVAQLQSILPQALNSPQAVLVHCQVAIEEDITPMLLAGQTLDKMWSAHG
- a CDS encoding NTP transferase domain-containing protein, with translation MARVLAVIAARLNSSRLPGKQLLALAGEPLIARIFQRLAQLPEIDEVVLATTADEYNQPLLEWAKKADKQAFAYRGNIDDVVGRVDAVVQAYGADIVVFCCGDSPLIEPSTLSKMISALQQNPAAEYVALHPARLGGTTVHEGFYPYTRQVWQRIVSESTTAQLCEHVGLVVASFVAELKQIYVEDLAVFSRIKQRISVDTVADYQFMSELYRRWYAENEPESIVSLPWVIGQLTEDSGLAAINSEVQQRSPDQPPLRVLVVTQCGEQVGLGHLTRSGVVVRCLQEQQAAAVTLLVQGEKVESSATQLLSKTTLGWDESLPEKITKWHETHPVDVVIFDLALIDNAADFSKMLHSLGDKTVRVAIDGLFEFAAHLEYIHVPSFYLSPEISQKTDPAKISYGWDHYLLPNVAETTPCQPGKRLLVMTGGSDSGALGEQWPALLDEQLTESMEIIWIKGPFAPQPNLSAGSHHQWQVLENPAELLSLMASCHYALCVYGVSLFELLQRGVPTVVLGVGEKPQEMAALIKADVATVTRSPDEAVHSLQRLVGSPERLEHYRHHAQRLMGRESGVSKLASHLQILLSKVCREPLNKS
- a CDS encoding cytochrome c3 family protein → MKYTNILLLLIGFTLPLTSHAFRPDQGDGWGPTAASNIESVRNTRHNLTVEYASWRAFMNPYFNNYGEVCVYCHTPHSANSSVQGAPLWNRSVSTADYTLYSQGNLPISGPGPNSITCLSCHDGTIAIDAIINMPGRGGYDPTHQMNEAFLDSWAGDIQHQTMIQCTQCHFKGNGWSIPDLGLYTVGPDLSNDHPIGVVFPTAGDFAVPAGMTANGMQFFDRDGDNRADPNEIRLYDSGEGHEVECASCHDPHGVMDPNGGTTFIASFLRVSNENSALCFTCHAN
- the flgL gene encoding flagellar hook-associated protein FlgL, translating into MTVRLSTSMIFQNSMRTMMDSQRELDRAQQQMTTGKRLLSAADDPAASSAIFQLREARQQMEQYQLNATAAEGQAGYQESVYGDINNILQRVRDLTLQGRSDTTNQGDRAIIAKEIEGLRDSLIALANSTDVNGDYMFSGNKSSTIPFVENGNVMSYQGDEGVRELKIGANRMVAVNDSGKDVFMKIPTGNGVIAASGSATNTGSGIIDLGNEVAGFVNDTYTIQFTAASPSTYEVYDSSSALVAGPNTFSNGDSLSFAGINVSIAGEPNVGDTFTVEPSGQSDIFSSLQTLVDIFQSTGDDSAASAYRHNEVNRAFSGLDNAMENIGVLRSQAGSRLNAIEQQKTVNDNLIYQGTVNISRLEDVDMVEAITNFQMQLQALEASQQSFSLVQRQSLFDFL